The DNA window TGTTTTTCCAGCAAATACCTTTAATTTAGCTCCAGCAGCTTTTAAAACCTTATAAAGCGCTAGCCCCATTCTTCCCGAAGATCTATTTGTAATTACTCTTACATCATCTATCTCCTCTTCAGTTCTACCAAAAGTTAATAAAATCTTTTTATTTTTTAAACTATTTACAATTTCTATGTAAAACTCAATTTCTTTGAGTAACTCTATAGGTTCTTTAAGTCGTCCTTTACCTACTGTAAGGTCAGACATTTCTCCTTCTGTAGGTTCTATTATATAAACCCCCATTTTTTCAAGATTGAGAAGATGATTTTGCAACAATTCGTTGTGATAGAGAGTAGGATGCATGCAGGGTGCTATTATTTTTGGAAGATTAGCTGAGTGAAATATAAGCGATAAAAGATCATCGGCAATTCCGATTGAAACTTTTGTAATAAAATTAAAGGTAGCAGGAATTACAGCGATTAAGTCACTTTCTCTTACTAATCTAATATGTAGTGGTGCTTTATTTTCGCTTTCTTCAAACATATCATAGTAGACTTTTTCATTAAGAAGAGATGTAAGAGAAAGGGGGGTAACAAATTTAAGGGCGTTTTTGGTTAGAACTGGGATAACTCTGTGGCCCCTTTTTAGTAAGAGTCTAGCTAATTCAATAGATTTAAAGGCAGCTATACTTCCTGTTATTCCGAGTAGTATATTCAAAGTCCGACCTTCCTTGTCTCAATCTCGTTCTTTTCAAAATTTGAGAGGGCCTCAATGATTGCTTTTTTACCAGGAGACTCAGCTCCAGTTTCAAAAATTTCTTTAAGTATTCTTCTTGTTTCTTTCATTATTACTACTAAAGATTTAAATTTATTTTTTTCACCTTTTAGAATTTCTTCTACTCCGTAATCTCTGAGATTAAGTTTTTCCATTTAGATTTTTATGGTGGGCCGTCCGGGATTCGAACCCGGGACCCCTGGATTAAAAATCCAGTGCTCTTCCTCCTGAGCTAACGGCCCAATCTTTTTATTATAATATTTAATATGAGGAAAATTCAAGAGGAACTTATAGAAATTTATGAATTAGCCCAAAAGGCAAAAAAGAAAGCCTATGCTCCCTACTCAAATTTTAAAGTTGGAGCAGCATTGAAAACAAAATCAGGTAAGATTTACACTGCCTCTAATGTAGAAAATTCCTCTTTTGGATTAACAGTTTGTGCTGAAAGAATAGCTATTTTTAAGGCAGTAAACGATGGTTATAGAGATTTTAAAATTATGGCTATATGTGCTGACAAAGAAGTCTATCCCTGTGGCGCTTGCTTACAAGTTATGAATGAATTTTCACCTGATTTAAAAATTCTTCTTAAAATTGGTAGAAATTTAAAGATTTTTAATTTAAAAGAACTTTTACCCTTTGGTTTTAATAAGGACTTTCTCTTATAATTAAGCATGACAATCATAAGACTTGTATTTGGTGTTATCGTATTTTTCTTTCTACTTTTTGTCTTTCTTCAAAATGCTGAAGAACGAGTTAACTTTAACTTCTTAAATTATTCTTTTACTGATTTACCACTTTTTTGGGTCATTTTTTTCTCCTTTCTTGCCGGATCTTTATTTGTAATACTTCTTGCAATCTATCAAGAAATAAGGCTTAGGTATAAAATTTTGAAGAAAAATGTAGAGATAAATAATCTAAGAAGAGAAATAAATGAGCTTAGAAGAATGTTAGCTGAAGAAACAAGTTTTGAGGTTCAGAGTCAAAGGGAAACTCAAAAGCAAGAAATAAAGGAAAAGGAAGAGGAATAACTATGAAGTTTTTTAATTTTTTAAAAAAAAATTATGCTATTGAGAGACTTATAAAAAAATTTACAAAGGGAAAAGATTTAGACTTTGAAGAATATCTCAAATTAGGTAACTACTATAGAGAAAACGGTTTTTATGCTAAAGCTTTGAGAGTGCATCTTAGTTTGGATATAAAAAAAGATCTTACAGATTCACAGAGAGCAAGACT is part of the Candidatus Hydrothermales bacterium genome and encodes:
- the cdd gene encoding cytidine deaminase, coding for MRKIQEELIEIYELAQKAKKKAYAPYSNFKVGAALKTKSGKIYTASNVENSSFGLTVCAERIAIFKAVNDGYRDFKIMAICADKEVYPCGACLQVMNEFSPDLKILLKIGRNLKIFNLKELLPFGFNKDFLL
- a CDS encoding LapA family protein, producing MTIIRLVFGVIVFFFLLFVFLQNAEERVNFNFLNYSFTDLPLFWVIFFSFLAGSLFVILLAIYQEIRLRYKILKKNVEINNLRREINELRRMLAEETSFEVQSQRETQKQEIKEKEEE
- the coaBC gene encoding bifunctional phosphopantothenoylcysteine decarboxylase/phosphopantothenate--cysteine ligase CoaBC, with translation MNILLGITGSIAAFKSIELARLLLKRGHRVIPVLTKNALKFVTPLSLTSLLNEKVYYDMFEESENKAPLHIRLVRESDLIAVIPATFNFITKVSIGIADDLLSLIFHSANLPKIIAPCMHPTLYHNELLQNHLLNLEKMGVYIIEPTEGEMSDLTVGKGRLKEPIELLKEIEFYIEIVNSLKNKKILLTFGRTEEEIDDVRVITNRSSGRMGLALYKVLKAAGAKLKVFAGKTDFEVPKDVIRLNSTSDFLEKLKEELTKEEYDALIMCAALSDFRPKEKVEGKIKKDGRSLKLELEENPDVLKSLTDLKKKTKFIGFALEEKPDIETAYKKLKEKNLDLIILNSIKTISSDYIDFKIINKNKEVIDEGELPKIKAAYRIIKKISELLSQ